The following nucleotide sequence is from Kozakia baliensis.
CAACTGGGAGACGCCCCCACTGACGGGGCAGTTCGTCGCGAACTGGGCTGGAACGCCTCTTTCAGTGCTCCACGATTACATTACCCGTGCGATGCCGCAGATGGCTCCGGGAACGCTAGAGCCAGAAGAGACGACGGCAATTATAGCATTCCTTTTGCAGCAAAACTGCATCAAATCGAGCCGCAGACCTTTGCCTGAAAAATCCGCCGAAATGCGGAAGATCGTATTTCCGAAACCCGCTTTAGCGACCTGCGGGCGCTAAAGCGTAACGGGCCGGACATCCTGCCATTGTATCAAAGGGCAGGCTTGGTTCCGCCATGTATTTCTAGCCAGCTTCCCGCGATATCGACCGAAATTGTCGCAGGTTTATAAGCTTCCTTCGGTGCGATCATAATATTATCGACGTAGCTTTGCGGATTACGGTCGTAGAGCGGAAACCAACTCGACTGAATTTGAATCATGATCCGGTGTCCAGGCAGGAAAGTATGGTTCACCATTGGCAGCCGCACTGGATAGATTTGTTTTGTATTCTCTGGAACTGGCTCGGGATGTTCGAAACTTTTCCGGTAACGTCCGCGCAGAATGTTGCCCGAAATCATCAATTGATAGCCGCCCATCGCCGGTTGCTCCGCAACCTCGTCTGGATAAACGTCGATCAGCTTCACCACGAAATCACCATCCGTACCCGTGGTCGCCGCAGTCAGATGCATGAGCGGTTCGCCCGTGACGGTGAACGGTTTTTTCAGAACATCGGAGGTAAGAGCCAAAACATCTGGCCGTGCCGCCGCATTGCGTTGGTCGGTTGCAAGCCACCAGCGCCATTCCGAATCCGGTTGCCCTTTCGAGACGACCGGACGCGGAACATAGGGAACGGGATGATCCGGATCGGAGACATAGCTCAGTTGTCCGGAATTGGCAGCAGGTTTGCCGAAGCCCAGCCCATGATTTGATTGCAGATGTAGCGTGACGCAATGCTGGTCGCATTCCGGCGGAGGAAGGGATTCCATACTCTCCCATTCATTCTCGCCGGAACGATAAGCCGTGACGCGCGCGGGCAGAGGTGTTGCATCGTCCTTGAGATAATGCGCCAGAAACGGTGTCAATACATGCTTGCGGAAGTACAGTCCTGTATCGGAGTGCAACTCCACAGGGCCGAGTGTGCTGGCCGTGTGAATTTCGCCGCCATGATTCCACGGCCCCATTGCCATCCACAGATTGGACCGCGCGGCGGGTTGCTTGCGCAGTGCATCATAGAGCGCAACCGCGCCGTAATTATCTTCCTGGTCCCACAGGCTATGAACCAGCATGGTTGGGACTTTCAGCCCTTCTTTTGGAAGAAGCCGATCAAGCGCCTGCACCTGCCACCAGGAATCATAGGCGGGATGTGCGAGAATTTGCCGGAAGAAGCCGATTTGTTCCATCCCACGCGACTTGCCGACCGCTCCGGCCGAGACGCCATTCAGGAAAAGCGTGTAGGAATCATAGGCGTTACTCCACCACTGGGCAGTGTTTTTCCGTGTCGCCCCCTGATTGTAGATATAGGGCAGCATTTCTTCGCGAAACGCGCCGTTATGAAACCAGTCGTCACCCATCCAACCATCGACCATCGGGTTCATCGGCACCGAAACCTTCAGCGCCGGATGCGGATGGAACAATGCGGTGATGGCGGTATATCCATCATAGGAAACGCCAAGGATGCCGACTTTGCCGTTACTCTCCGGAACGTTGTGAACCAGCCACTCGATAGTGTCCCATGTATCCGTGCTTTCATCAACAGCCGTGCCATTTAGCGGACCGCGCATGGGACGGTTCATCACGAACTGACCTTCGGAACCATATTTCCCACGAATATCCTGGAGAACACGGATGTATCCACCAGCGGTGATGACATCGGGCATGTTGTCATATCCAGGCAGGACCGACGGCATGTGGTTGCTCGACCCTAGCGATGCCATATGCGCGGCATTATAAGGCGTGCGCGTCATTAACATTCCGGCGTTGTGCGCATCTTTGGGAACGAGGATGACGGTATGGAGCTTTACCCCATCCCGCATTGGAATCATGACGTCTCGGCGTGTATAATCGAAAGAAGCGTCGGCGACGTGAAAGTCAGTGGGCATATCCGCAGCAATCGTGCCCATGGCTTGTCGCGCCCAGGCATGCTGCGAAAGTGCCAGTGCGCACGCCGATACCATAAGAATTTTTTTCATAACCGTTCCAAAAGGTAGATAGCGCGCGATCGGAATGCCTTTCTGTCGCTCCCGACCGCCTTACATCGTCATATCGTGTCAGAATTCGGCGGAGACGGTTCCATAATATTGGCGTGGCGCCGCGACGAATAGATTGGCGTTATTGTCACCTGAAACCGAGGCCGCCCCGTAAATGCCACCGATGTAGTTGGTGTCGAACAGGTTGGTGATGCCGAACGTCGCTTTCAGATTTTGCGCAAAACCGATCTTGCCGAAATTATATGCCAAATTAAGGTTCGCGAGCCAATAGGGCGGCACCGTCTCGTCATTGAGGTAGGTCATCGGACGGGAACTGATATAGTTTACGTTGAAGTTGAACATGGCGCGCCGCCAAGTATAGTTCAAATTGGCTTTATACATGAACTTCGGGTAGTAGACTTGTCGTTTTCCCTTGAGGCTATAGGTGCTTCCACCATAATTGATGGACTCCGTTTGGTATTTTGCGTCGTTCCAGCTAAAGCTGTTGGTGATTTCAAGCCCTTTCACCGGACGGATCGTCGCCATCGCGTCCGCGCCGTTCATGGTCTCCCGTCCGACATTCAGATAGGCGCTGCGTGCGTTGGCGGAGCTTCCTTCTGTAATCGCCGCTAGGCGGTTGTAATAATCAGTATGGTAGAAATCGGCGCTGCCTGAGAAGAAGCGTGAATCATAGCGGTAGCCGATGATATAGTTCCACGTTCTTTCGGGTTTGAGGACGTTCTTGTTCGCGTCGAAAACCGTCTGTGCCGATTGAGATGAGTTGCCGAGACCGCCCCAAGGCGTTGCAGAGGAAATTTGCGAGTAATAATCGTAGGCGCGCAAATTTTCGGCGATATCCCAGTAGATCTCGTGATGCCCTAGGAAGTGATAATCGAAATTGAAGTGTGGCAGGAATGCGCTGGACGCTGAAAGCGTGCCGTTCGCTGGATGACGATAATAGGTGTTCCAACCTTCATCTGTGAGTTGATTGGTAAAATCGTTCTTCGTGCCGCCATGCGTCGTCTGCGTGAGTGATTTAAATCCGGCCAGCAGCGTCATACCTGGCATGATCGTCCACCGATCCTGAAGGAAAAACTGAAACGTGTTCGTGTTATATGTATCCTCGAACCAGGTATGTCCCGTGCCGCGTTTGAAATCCGACATCCAATTATGAGCGCTCGTCAGACCATCTTCATAGAGGCGGGTGTCATAGACCCAGCGATTGTTTTCATACCAAATGCCGGTCTCAATATGGTTGTTATGCGGTGCTTCGATTGAGAATTTCTGTGTAAAGCCGAGACGTCGCATATCGGCATGCGCCATCTGCAACGCCATCGGAACCCCGGAAACCGAACCGTCGGCCAACAGTGTGGGTGTCCCATAGCTGGGAGATGTCACGAAATTATTCGTGCCGCCATAAAGGCCGCTGCTGACATTCCCATAAGCCACCGTATCCGAATGCACGTTATCGAACAGATCGAAATGCCCAGTTACCGCCGAAAGATAGGTGCGCTGAACCTGCGAGGCATCCCAAGCATAATCGCCGATTTCGTCATTCGACAAGATGCCCTGATAGCCCGGCGGAACATCCGAAGTATATTGTCCGTAATACGCCCATTGCTTGGCTTTCTCGTAATCTGGTTTCAGATAAGTCGCATCGCGGCCTAACCTCCGCCAGATGTTCTTGGTCAGGGTCATATAATTCGCCTGAGAGAAATTTCCGTAGCCAAAAAAGCCTGTAATCTTGCCGCGTTCTCCTACGGGCTGCACAATTTTCGCATCGGCCTGCAACTCGTTCTGATAACCGGCTCCTTTCCAGACGTTCGTGTTCGTCCGGGCAAAGGACGCGTAGAATTTCGTGCCGGTAGGGTTTAGAATACCGCTATCGGCCCGGGCATAGGTTCGATACGCGTTGTAGCTGCCGAAAGTCTGGCTGAGTTTGCCACCCGCCTTATCCTTCGGATCGGATGATGTATAGGTCATCGCGCCGCCAAGATTTTGAGCGGAGAAGGAGTCCAGCGCACCCGCGCCTTGCGACATCGTCATCCCGGCGACATCGTCCTGAATCATGGCCTGAGTGATCGACACGCCGTTATAATTGGCGAAGCCTTGTGTCCCAAGCGGAATGCCGTCCAGCGTTGCGCCGATCTGCATCTGGGTGAAGCCGCGCACGTAGAACGTATTACCGTAGGTGTCGAGGCCGAAAGCATCCGTCGATGTGAAATTCGCGCCTGGAGTGGTCATGGCCAAAATCTGCATCGGATTGGTTCCTTCAACGAACCGATCCATTATCTTGCGCGTCACGGCGACTTCCGGTCCATGACTGCGAACGCGCTGCGCGCTGACCGAAATGGACTCGCGATCCGTGCTTTCGATCGCATCGTGACGATGGGAAATTGCCGCACCAGTTGCCATGCGGGAAGCGGCATGACGGGCCTTCGCGGAGTGACGCGGCTTCGTCGCAGCGTCCGCACTAACCGAAACCGCGACAATGCTCGCCAATCCAGCAATGCTCGTCGTGAATAAAAAACGAGATCGTCGCCCCGGCTTACCGGTCGATTTCAGGACAAACATCGCCGCCTCTCTTAAAAAAAACTTAAGCTGGATAGACGTTACGTATCCGATATATTGCACGTCAACAGCCAAGTTTTTTTGCAAGTGATAGCTTAAGGTTAATCGGCCATCTAAAGATTACGCAGCACAAGTTCCCTGAACGGAAATCTGCCTTATTGGAGTTAACTTGGCATCGTCGTTTCGGTTTTCACCGATCAATGCATCTGGGTGCATATAAGAGCCTTCGCCGGAAGTTATCGACAAGGGTGGTAAGGCCGATCTTCATTTCCGTCCATCTGAGATGTGGTGGCGCAGATTACCGAACGGG
It contains:
- a CDS encoding c-type cytochrome — translated: MKRHLIALALSATVVALPSAGHTGSRRASFTTAQADEGAELYRNACATCHGAALLGNWETPPLTGQFVANWAGTPLSVLHDYITRAMPQMAPGTLEPEETTAIIAFLLQQNCIKSSRRPLPEKSAEMRKIVFPKPALATCGR
- a CDS encoding CocE/NonD family hydrolase, producing MKKILMVSACALALSQHAWARQAMGTIAADMPTDFHVADASFDYTRRDVMIPMRDGVKLHTVILVPKDAHNAGMLMTRTPYNAAHMASLGSSNHMPSVLPGYDNMPDVITAGGYIRVLQDIRGKYGSEGQFVMNRPMRGPLNGTAVDESTDTWDTIEWLVHNVPESNGKVGILGVSYDGYTAITALFHPHPALKVSVPMNPMVDGWMGDDWFHNGAFREEMLPYIYNQGATRKNTAQWWSNAYDSYTLFLNGVSAGAVGKSRGMEQIGFFRQILAHPAYDSWWQVQALDRLLPKEGLKVPTMLVHSLWDQEDNYGAVALYDALRKQPAARSNLWMAMGPWNHGGEIHTASTLGPVELHSDTGLYFRKHVLTPFLAHYLKDDATPLPARVTAYRSGENEWESMESLPPPECDQHCVTLHLQSNHGLGFGKPAANSGQLSYVSDPDHPVPYVPRPVVSKGQPDSEWRWWLATDQRNAAARPDVLALTSDVLKKPFTVTGEPLMHLTAATTGTDGDFVVKLIDVYPDEVAEQPAMGGYQLMISGNILRGRYRKSFEHPEPVPENTKQIYPVRLPMVNHTFLPGHRIMIQIQSSWFPLYDRNPQSYVDNIMIAPKEAYKPATISVDIAGSWLEIHGGTKPAL
- a CDS encoding TonB-dependent receptor domain-containing protein, giving the protein MFVLKSTGKPGRRSRFLFTTSIAGLASIVAVSVSADAATKPRHSAKARHAASRMATGAAISHRHDAIESTDRESISVSAQRVRSHGPEVAVTRKIMDRFVEGTNPMQILAMTTPGANFTSTDAFGLDTYGNTFYVRGFTQMQIGATLDGIPLGTQGFANYNGVSITQAMIQDDVAGMTMSQGAGALDSFSAQNLGGAMTYTSSDPKDKAGGKLSQTFGSYNAYRTYARADSGILNPTGTKFYASFARTNTNVWKGAGYQNELQADAKIVQPVGERGKITGFFGYGNFSQANYMTLTKNIWRRLGRDATYLKPDYEKAKQWAYYGQYTSDVPPGYQGILSNDEIGDYAWDASQVQRTYLSAVTGHFDLFDNVHSDTVAYGNVSSGLYGGTNNFVTSPSYGTPTLLADGSVSGVPMALQMAHADMRRLGFTQKFSIEAPHNNHIETGIWYENNRWVYDTRLYEDGLTSAHNWMSDFKRGTGHTWFEDTYNTNTFQFFLQDRWTIMPGMTLLAGFKSLTQTTHGGTKNDFTNQLTDEGWNTYYRHPANGTLSASSAFLPHFNFDYHFLGHHEIYWDIAENLRAYDYYSQISSATPWGGLGNSSQSAQTVFDANKNVLKPERTWNYIIGYRYDSRFFSGSADFYHTDYYNRLAAITEGSSANARSAYLNVGRETMNGADAMATIRPVKGLEITNSFSWNDAKYQTESINYGGSTYSLKGKRQVYYPKFMYKANLNYTWRRAMFNFNVNYISSRPMTYLNDETVPPYWLANLNLAYNFGKIGFAQNLKATFGITNLFDTNYIGGIYGAASVSGDNNANLFVAAPRQYYGTVSAEF